The following nucleotide sequence is from Methylocella sp..
ACGAGATCGAGGATCAAAAGATCGATCTCCTCCTCCCCCGCGCCGCGCGAACCGGCCAACATCCGCGCCAGCGCAGCTTCGCCGCCGTCCGCCATTTCCGCCGCGTAACCAAAGCGGTGAGCCAAAGCTTCGAGCAGCCGGCGCTGCACCGGGTCGTCGTCGACGATCAGAATTCTGGGGGACATGCGGCCTCGCTGGGGCTTGCTGCCCCGTCGCCGCTTATGGTCATTGATTAGGGTAAATGCGGCGTTAATAAAGCTGAAAAACAGCTACGGCGACAACGCGGAAACTTATGCTTCGGTTGCGCGCGGCTGGCGCTCGAGTTTCCGAATTATCTTGGCCCCTCCGCGGGCGAACGCCGGATTACTGAAAGCCTGCCCAGAGGTTGCAGCGTCCAAGGTTGATCTCGCAGGCTGCGCTCCGATATGACTGCTGCGACCGCTACGACCAATCCTTTGAACTGGATCACCATATGTTCCCCACGCGCCCCGGCTTCCCCGTCATTTTCCGCGCCGCCGCAGAGGCTGCGACGCAGAATGCGCCGACAGTCGACATCGGAGTCTTGCCGGAGTGGAACCTCGGCGATCTCTACGCCTCGATGGATTCGCCAGCTTTTGCGAGCGATCTCGCCAAGGCCGACGCCGATTGCAAGGCCTTTAACGCGGCTTATAAGGGCGAACTCGAAGCGCTCGCCAGGGATGAAACGGGGGCGGCGCTGACGGAAGCGATACGGCGCTATGAGGGGCTGGAGGAGCTGCTTGGCCGCATCTCGTCTTATGCCGGCCTCATCTATGCGAGCGACACCTCCGATCCTGCGCGCGGAAAATTCTACGGCGATGCGCAGGAGAAAATCACCGCCGCCTCATCCAATCTCCTGTTCTTCGAACTCGAGTTGAACCGGCTCGGCGATGGCGCGCTGGACAAGGCCTTGGCGTCCGGCCCGCTGGCGCATTACCGCCCCTGGCTTGAGGACATCCGCAAAGGCAAGCCCTACCAGCTTGACGACAAGATCGAGCAATTATTTCTCGAGAAATCGGTCACCGCTTTCGGCGCCTGGAATCGCCTGTTCGACGAGACGATCACGTCGCTGCGCTTCACCGTCGATGGCGAGGCCCTCGGCATCGAGCCTGTGTTGAATTTGATGCAGGACCCGCAGGAAGAGGTCCGCGAAAAAGCCGCCAACGCTTTCGGGCTCGGGCTGCGCGAAAATCTGCGCGTTTTTACGCTGATTTCCAACACGCTGGGCAAAGACAAAGAGATTTCCGATCGCTGGCGCGGCTTTACCGACGTCGCCGATTCGCGCCATCTCGCCAATCGGGTCGAGCGCGAAGTCGTCGATGCGCTGGTCAGCGCCGTGCGCGAGGCCTATCCGCGCTTGTCGCACCGCTATTACAAGCTCAAAGCCAAATGGTTCGGCAAGCCGGCGCTGAAACATTGGGATCGCAACGCGCCGCTGCCAAACGCTCCCGCCAAGACCTATGCGTGGGCAGACGCGCGGGACACCGTGCTTGGCGCCTATGGCGAGTTCTCGCCGAAAATGGCTGGCATCGCCAAGCGCTTCTTCGATGAGCGCTGGATCGACGCGCCGGTGCGGCCCGGAAAATCCCCAGGCGCCTTCGCGCATCCAACGGTGCCCTCGGCGCACCCTTATGTTCTCTTGAACTATCAGGGCAAGCCGCGCGACGTGATGACGCTTGCGCATGAACTCGGCCATGGCGTGCATCAGGTTCTGGCCGCCCATAACGGCGCCCTGGTGGCCCCAGCGCCTCTGACCCTCGCCGAGACCGCCTCCGTCTTCGGCGAGATGCTGACCTTCCGTGCGCTGCTCGCCAAAGCCGGCGCGGTGAGCGAGCGGCGCGCCATGCTCGCCGCCAAGGTCGAGGACATGCTGAACACCGTGGTGCGGCAGATCGCATTTTATTCGTTCGAGCGCAAGGTTCATCTCGAACGCCGCAACGGCGAACTCACCGCCGAGCGGATTTGCGATCTATGGATGAGCGAACAAGCGGACAGTCTCGGCCCGGCGATCGAGGTTGGCCCAAACTATGAGACCTATTGGGCCTATATTCCGCATTTCGTCCATTCGCCTTTCTATGTCTACGCCTATGCGTTCGGGGATTGCCTCGTCAATTCGCTCTATGGCGTCTACCAGAACGCGAGGGAAGGCTTTGCTGAGCGCTATCTCGCCATGCTTGCGGCAGGCGGCGCAAAACACCACGCCGAGCTGCTCGCGCCATTCGGCCTCGACGCTCGCGACCCAGCCTTCTGGCAGATCGGGCTGTCGATGATCGAAGGAATGATTGTCGAGCTAGAAGGGTTGGAGGAAAAGAGCTAAAGGCTCTCGCAAATCACAGCTGGCTAGGCGCCGCCTAACCGACCATAGTCGGCGCCGCCAAGCTCCCAGAAGCTCTACCGCACAAATCCCAAAATATCCTTCACCGCCGCAATGTTCTCTTTGGCGATGATTCTGGCGCGCGCGGCTCCGTCAGCGAGCACCGCGTCAATATACGGGGCGTCATCCTTCAGCCGTTTCATCTCGGCTCCGATCGGGCCAAGTTTTGTCGCGGCAAGCTCGACGAGCGCCGATTTAAAGACGGAAAAATTGCCGCCCCCAAAGGTCCGCAGAACCTCCGCCTTTGTCTGCCCATTGAGCGCCGCATAGATGCCGACAAGATTTTCCGCTTCCGGCCTGTTGGCGAGGCCCTCGACTTCAGAAGGGAGGGGTTCAGGGTCCGTCTTCGCCTTGCGCACTTTCTGCGCGATCGTGTCGGCGTCATCGGAGAGATTGATCCGCGAATAATCGGACGGGTCCGATTTCGACATTTTCTTGGCCCCGTCGCGCAGACTCATCACGCGCGTGGCCGGCCCTTGAATGAGCGGCTCCGGCAGCGGGAAAAATGCATCGCCATGACCGCGCGCTTCAATCGAAGCCGCAAAATCAGCGTTGAATTTTTGCGCTATGTCGCGAGCGAGTTCGAGATGCTGTTTCTGATCCTCGCCGACTGGCACGCGGGTCGCGCGATAAAGCAGAATGTCGGCGGCCATCAGGCACGGATAGACGTAAAGCCCGACCGAGGCGTTCTCGCGGTCCTTGCCCGCCTTCTCCTTGAACTGCGTCATGCGATTGAGCCAGCCGACGCGGGCGACGCAGTTGAACACCCAGGCGAGTTCGGCGTGTTCGGAGACCTGGCTCTGATTGAACACGATATGCTGTTTGGGATCGACGCCGCAGGCGATGAAAGCCGCCGTGACTTCACGGATGCTGGCCTTCAATTCGTCCGGCTTTTGCGGAACCGTGATGGCATGAAGATCGACGACGCAATAGATGCAGTCATGCGTGCGCTGCAATTCAACGAATTTGACGATCGCGCCAAGATAGTTGCCAAGGTGCAGGTTCCCCGTCGGCTGAACGCCGGAGAATGCCCGTTCAACGAATTTCGCCATGCGGAAAGGGGCTCCTGGTGATTCTTGCCGCGGGCTTATCAGGCTGCGCGGCGCACATAGCAAGGACTCGACGAAGATAGCGCGCTATAGACAGGGTAATGGCATTTTGCGCAAGAGCGGAACCCCGGTGAATTTCGGTCGCGGCCGGGTTGGCCGGGCGCAGCTATGCGCGATCTCCCGCGTAAAATTTAGAACAAATCGAGCAGGCCCTGCATCATGTTGAAGAACATCCGCTTTTGCTTTGTGGTGATCCTCGGCCTGACAGCGGCGACGCCAAAGGAGGCAGCGGCGGCCGGGCCGTCGCGGCCCTGTCAAGAACTTGAACAAAACTTCGTCACGGCGAAGATCGGCGTCGATTCACTCCAGTTGAATATCCTGCTTTTTTCGGCTGCCGACCGGACATGCCAAGCACTGGCCGAGCGCCTCCTCGCCGCTGGCGCCTCGCTTGAAGCGCGAGATCGCGCCGGAGCCCGTCCGCTCAGTCATGCCGCCAAAGCAGGCAAGGTTGCAATGGTCGAAATCTTTCTTGCGAAGGGAGCGCCGATCGACGCCCGCGATCTCGGGGGTGCCACAGCCCTTTCAATCGCAGCAGAAAATGATCGCGTTCAAGTCGTTCAATTCCTGCTGGAGAAAGGCGCCGATCCCAATCTCGGCGGCCGCTCGGAGGCTGGCCCCTTGATCGCCGCAGCCTATAATGGAAACCGCCTGGTCCTGCACATGCTCCTTGATCGAAAGGCCGACCCTGGCAAATTGGATTCAACCGGGAAATCGGCGATCCTTTACGCCGCGGCGCGCGGCAACGCGCCAATCGTGCGCGATTTGCTCGACGCGGGAGTCGACGTCAATGCAACTTACTCCAATGGGCTGACGGCATTGATGTGGGCGGCAGGCCATGCGCAAGACGCCGGAATCGATGACGTCGCGCAAACCATGGCGCTGCTGCTCGAGCGCGGCGCTCTGGTCGAAGCGCAAGATGCGCGAGGCCGCAACGCCCTGATGATTGCGGCCGAACTCAATCATCAAGAAGTCGTCAAGACGCTCCTCGCGCACGGCGCTGACGCCAGTCAGCGCGACAAGATGGGCAAGCAGGCGCGGGATCTCACGACCGACGCGACGATCAGAGCGTTGCTAGCCGGGGCGCGGAACGCTCAGAATCCGGAAAGATAATCGGCCAGAGCTGCGAGATCCGTATCCGAAACCCCGGTTAGCAAAGCGGTCATTCCGGGATTGTTAGCCCGCGCGCCCGAACGGAATTCGGTCATCGTCTTCAAGAGATAATCGCGGTTTTGGTCGGCGAGCCGAGGAGTTGCGCTATCGCCCTGGAACTGCTCCAGGTGGCAACTCGTGCAGCCGACGGAGCCGATCACCGTAATAGCGGCGGTCGCGACGCTTTTCGCTGCGCTCGGCTGGGCAAGACTCGGCCATTTCTTTTGTGAAAAATACGAAGCCAAGGCCAACATATCGTCTCGGCTCAGGTCCGCGACGATTGGAGCCATCTGCGCGCTTTTGCGATTGCCGCGCTTGAAGTCGCGCAGCTCTAGATAAATATAGCCTTCATTCTGGCCCCAGATCACCGGAATCGACTTGTCGATCGGAATGCCTTTTTCGCCGTGACATGCTGCGCAGATAGCGGCCTTGTCATCAATGGCGTCCGCGTGGACCGATGCGATAGGCGCCGTGAGGAGAATCGAAGCGGTCAACGCCAACGACTTCAACCGCCTCGTCGCAAAAAAGCGTTCCTTCATCGTGTTCGGTATCCTTTGCATTGATGCGGCGGGGCCGCGTTCGCCCCGCCTTAAAAGCTTCATCCAAGATGGTTCGACCGCTGATCAATCCAAAGTAAAGGCGATGATGTTATTGCCGCGTTTGAAATCGATCTGCGTGTTGCCGCCCGCTCCGACGACGATGTATTGCTTGCCGTCGATCGTGTAGGAAGACGGCGGCGCATTGACGCCGGCCCCGGCGTTGAACTGCCACAACACTTTGCCATTCTCGGCGTTGTAGGCCTTAAACAGTCCGTTGCCCTCGCCCGCGAAGATAAGATTGCCATCCGTCGCGAGCGCGCCGCCCATCATCGGCTCGGGCGTCTTCACCTGCCATTTGATCTTGCCGGTGTTGTAATCGACAGCCGTCACATTGCCGGCTTGCTGCTCGCTCGGGATGACCTTGAAAGCGCCGCCGAGCCAGAGTTTGCCATCCGGATACGGGCTGCTCTCGACCTGATAGGTCATGGGCTGATGCAGATTGACCGCGTAGCTCAAATGCAGCTTGGGATTGACTGCGAGCGGGGACCACTCGACGCCGCCATTGGCCCCGGGGAGCATGCGCGCGCCTTCCTTGGTCGGAAGCGTCCACATGTCTTCTTGCGGCACCATGGCTTCCGAGAAGCGGATCAGGCTGCAATCCTTGCGATCATTGACATAGATAAAGCCGGTTTTGCCCGCGTGCAGCACCGCCGGAACGCTCTTGCCATCCTTGCCGGTCGCGTTGACGAGGACCGGGGGGCTGACGGCGTCCATATCCCACACGTCATGGGGAATGTACTGCAGGTGACAAACATATTTCCCGGTGTCGAGATCGAGCGACACAAGAGAATCGGTATAAAGATTGTCTCCCGGACGCAGCGAGCCGTCGAGATCGGGCGACGGATTGCCGACGACGAAGTAAATCCGGTTGGTTTCGAGGTCGACGGCAGGGTTCTGCCAGACGCCGCCGCCCAATGTCTTATAGGGGTCGCCCGCCTTGGCGAGCTGCGCTTTTTCCGCGGCGATATCGCGATGCAGATCCTTGCCGCTTGGGTCTTTGGTCGCCCAAACGCCGACTGAATTTTCCGGCGTGGTGTCGAAATTCCATACAAGCTTCCCCGTCTCGGCGTCATAGGCTCTGACGAAGCCGCGAATGCCATATTCGCCGCCATTGATGCCGATGAGGACTTTGCCCTTCGCCACCGTCGGCGCCATCGTCTCGCTATAGCCAGATTCCGGATCGGCAAGCTCGGTCGACCATACGACGGAGCCGGTCTTCGCATCGAGAGCTACGAGCTTCGCGTCGAGGGTCGCGACAAAAACCTTGTCTTCGTAGACGGCGACGCCGCGATTGTTCGGCCCACAGCAATAGGTTGTGATGGGACCAAGCTTCGGCTTGAAATGCCAAAGCTCCGCGCCGGTCTTGGCGTCGAGCGCATAGACATGGCTGAACGAGGTCGTGACGAACATCACTCCATCGACGACGATCGGGGAAGTCTCAAGCGATTCCTTCACCTCCGTCTGGAAAATCCAGGCCGGACGAAGTTTCGCTACGTTCGAGACATTGATCTGGTCGTTTGGATAGAAACGGGTCTGCGCGTAATTGCCATTTGTATGCAGAAAATTCTTCTTATCGGCAGCGGCCCCCTCCAGCTGCTTCTCCGAAACCGGGCTAACGACGACTGTCTTGGCCGCCGAGCTCGTAACCTGGTTGAATTCTTGCGCTTGCGCCTGCGCAATTGCTGCGCCGCTGACGCCCGCCAGAATGGCGAGCCGCGCGAGCCAATCCGTTTTGCGTTCGAACATCGTTTTCGTCCCCATTCCGAATTATTACTCAGAAGCAATTTGGCAGGCTTCTGAACGAAACGGACCCTACACGCAGAGCTTTCCGCCAACAACTGCGGCGCGAAATCTTCCCGGTTTGGCGACGTTTTAAAGAATAAATCGGCTCAAATCGGCGTTCTTGGCGAGATCGCCGATATTTTTCTCTACGAAAGCCGCGTCGATGACGATCTTCTCACCAAACCGGTCTGTCGCGGTGAAGCTTATCTCGTCGAGCACGCGCTCCATCACGGTTTGCAGCCGTCGCGCGCCAATATTCTCGACGGTCGAATTGACCTGCGCCGCGATCTTCGCAAGCGCGTTCACGGCGTCCGGCGTGAACTCCAGCTCGACTCCTTCCGTGCGCAGCAAAGCCTCATATTGCTTGATCAGGCTGACTTCGGTCTCAGTAAGGATGCGGCGGAAATCATCTTCGGTCAGCGGCGAGAGCTCGACCCGGATCGGCAGCCGTCCCTGCAGCTCCGGCAACAGATCGGAGGGCTTTGACACATGGAACGCCCCTGACGCGATGAACAAGATGTGATCGGTCTTCACCATTCCATGTTTGGTCGGCACATTGGCGCCTTCGATCAAGGGCAGCAGATCGCGCTGCACGCCCTCGCGCGAAACATCAGCCCCGCCGCCGCGCCCCTCCCGCACGCAAATCTTGTCGATCTCATCGAGGAACACGATGCCATTATTCTCGACCTCGTGGATGGCTTCACGCACAATCTGATCCTGATCGATCAGCTTGTCGCTCTCCTCGGTGATCAACGGCGCCGTGGCGTCCTTGACATTGGTGCGGCGCGGCTTTGCGCCTTTGCCGAGCGCCTTGCCGAAGATATCGCCGATCGAGACGGCGCCGAACTGCGCCCCCGGCATATTGGGCATTTCGAACATCGGGATGGAGCCGCCGCCGCCTTGCGCGAGTTCGATCTCGATCTCTTTGTCGTCGAGCTCGCCGGCGCGCAGCTTCTTGCGGAAACTGTCGCGCGTCGCAGGCGAGGCGTTGACGCCGACGAGAGCGTCGAGAAGCCGCTCCTCCGCCGCAAGTTCGGCGCGGGCGTGAACCAGCTTGCGTTTCTCCCCCTTGATCATTCCAATCGAGGTCTCGACAAGATCGCGAATGATCTGTTCGACATCGCGGCCGACATAGCCGATCTCGGTGAATTTGGTCGCCTCGACCTTCAGGAAAGGCGCGCTCGCGAGCTTGGCCAACCGCCGTGAAATCTCGGTCTTGCCGCAGCCGGTCGGCCCGATCATCAGGATGTTTTTGGGAAGCACCTCCTCGCGCATGGATCCATCAAGGCGCAGGCGTCGCCAGCGATTGCGCAAAGCGATGGCGACGGCCCGTTTGGCGTCGTGTTGCCCGACAATGAAACGGTCGAGTTCGGAAACGATCTCGCGCGGTGAAAAATCAGTCATGAGGGCATCGATGTGAGAGGGTGAGGAAGACGCTCTGTCAAACGTTGAGGAAGCAGGCGCATGCAGAGATAGACGCTCATATCCGGCCTCAGCGCCAGCGCGAAGGCAAATTTTTCGTCATCCTGCCGATCCCCGTCCAGCGACGGCCCGCTCGGAAAATCATCTCTGGATGCTTTCCAGCACGAGATTGCGGTTGGTGTAGACGCAAATCTCGGAGGCGATCTCCAGCGCGCGGCGCGCTATGGCCTCCGCCTCGAGGTCGGTATCGAGCAGCGCGCGCGCGGCGGCCAGCGCATAATTGCCGCCGGAGCCAATTCCCATGACCGAGCCTTTGTCCGTCGCCTCGGGCTCCAGCACATCGCCAGATCCAGTCAGGACGAGAGCGACCTCCTTATCGGCGACAAGCATCATCGCTTCAAGCCGGCGCAGATAACGATCAGTGCGCCAATCCTTGGCGAGCTCGACGCAGGAACGCATGAGCTGGCCGGGGTATTGCTCGAGCTTGGCCTCGAGGCGCTCAAACAGGGTGAAGGCGTCGGCGGTCGCGCCCGCAAAGCCGCCGATGACCTCGCCTTTGGCGAGCCGGCGCACCTTTTTGGCGTTGCCCTTGATGATGGTTTGCCCGATGGAGACTTGGCCATCGCCGCAAATGACGGTGCGCCCGTCCTTTTTGACCATGATAATGGTCGTGCCATGCCACGAATCAGGGCCGGACGAGGGGTTTTGCATGTCTTGGGTTTCAGTAATTGGAGGCGAGGCCTCGTCCGGGACCCGGCCGAGAGATATCGCGTCCATGTATGGCTTCTCGGAAGCCGATGCAAGAAGAGGCGACGCGCGCCGCCGTTAGGCCGCCGAGGTCTGGACGGCGCAAATTAAGCGCGCCGCCCCTAACAAAGCATTGGAACGTCCGCGAAAATATGCCGACTACGGCGCGACGGGGAGGAAGTGGTTTACGATCCCCAGTATGATGAGCATCGTTACGCCGATCCCGAGGCTCCAGCCGATCAGCTTCTTTTCGATCGGCAGCAGCGGCTCGGCTTCGATCTTGTTTAGCTCGCTGCGTAAATTCGGTTCAGACATGAAAACGCTCCTAAACTCAGCCAGCTAGCGGCGGTTTGACGCCGGCGAAGAACAGCCACGAGATCAATAGCCCTACCCAGATGACGAAACCGAACAGGCTGACAACATAAACGGCGGCGAGTTTGCCGATCCCGTCCTCCCACAGCTTGCGGAAGTTTGAGAGAACGCCGATCGAGAAGAAAGTCAGGATAAAGAAGATCACGCGAAACGCATTGGCGGCGGCTATCGCCGGGGTCAGATTCGCGCGCGTCTCAGGAGACGCCCAAACCGCCAGCGCCAGCGCCGCGAGGAAGGTGATCAGAAAGCCGATGATGAATTTCGGAAAGCGCTCCCAGATCTCGGAGGCTTTCGCCTTATCGCCGCCCGCCTCGACATTGATGTGGTTCGTCCAGATATAGGCGAGAATGAAGACCCAAACGCCGATGAACACATCGATGAAGACCTTGATCGCGGCGGTGGTGCCGAGTATCCAGCCTGGCTGGTAGTTGACGCCTTCGGCGGCGTTTTTCGCTAGGATCAGCGCCTCGGTGATGCCGCCGGCCGCAACCGCCGCGCCGTCGGTCTTGACCGCAAGCCCCATCCAGGCCGCGGCGACCAGCGGTTCATGCGAGAGGAAGGTCTGCGCAACGAAGGGAAGCACCAGCACTTCCACGACGGCGAAGACCACGACCAGCGAGGAGACCAGCACCGGCACGACCGGCCGCGCGCGGATCGCGGCCCCGGTGGCGATGGCGGCGGAGACGCCGCAGATTGAAATGCCCGAGGCCAGCGGAGCCGCCCATTCGCGGCTGAAGCCGAACCATCTGCGCGCGACGTAATACACCACCGACCAATAGATGAGATAGGCCTCGATGATCGCCGCGACGCCGCGAAGCAGGAGGGACGAGGCGAAGGACAGCTTCCCGGCGATGGTGAGGGCGAGAAAGCCGCCAAGAATAACGATGGCGATCTTGATGTAGAGCTCGGGGCGGATCGCCTCGTTCAGCCATTCGGCGAAGCGGGGGAAGAAATTCGCGATGATGAGGCCGGCGATGAGCGCGAAGATGTAACCGCCCTCATTGGTCAGCCCGAGCGACCATTCGATGCCGAATTTTTGGCGGTCCGCCGGCGTCACAGCGGCGAAATGAGCGAAGCTGCCAATAATCCAAGCCGCGTAGGAGATCGCGAAAACGGCGGTGAAGGCGAGCGCATAGCGCTTGACGTCCAGGCTCAGGGCGGCGGCTCCCGCACTGAGAACGATGAGGAGGGCGAGATAAGTGGCGAGAAGTGCGCCAACGCCGCCCAGAAATGCATAGGCTTTCGAGGTCGGCGCAAGGGCGTGCGTCAGATCGGTCCAGACCGAGGTCGAAACGACCCAACCAAGAAGATTGCCTCCGACGAGGCCCGCGAGGGCGACGGCGAAAACGAACAGACCGATCCAAAGAGCCAGCCAATCTTCATTCAACCCACTGCGCTGCTTCGCGCCCGACAATGCCGCCGTGCTCATCGAAACCCCTTATCGCTATGTTCTCTACTCAATCTATAAGGTTAATGATCTTATTCCAACATCTTTTGATAGGTTCGATGGCGATGGGGGGCATTGTTTTGCGGGATTGCGCACGTGCGACAAAACGAGAGCGGATACCCCGGCCGGCGCGGCCATTGCGCCGCGAAGCCGCCGAGGGGATTCGACGCTAGCCAACAGCCGCTCGACTTGCTAGAGCAGCGACTTATTTCCTTCGAGCTCCAAAAATGCGCACCGGCGTCGTTTCCCGCAAAACCAAAGAAACCGAGATCGAGGTCCGCGCCGATCTCGACGGGCGGGGCGTCGCCAAAATTTCGACTGGGATCGGCTTTTTCGATCATATGCTGGAGCAGCTCGCGCGCCATTCCCTGATCGACATCGACATTCGCGCCAAAGGCGATCTCCATATCGATCAGCATCATACTGTCGAGGATACCGGCATTGCGCTGGGCGCGGCGATCCGCCAGGCGCTCGGCGACCGGGCCGGCATAGCTCGCTATGCCGATGCGCTTTTGCCGATGGACGAAACGCTGACGCGCGTCGCCATCGATGTTTCCGGGCGGCCTTTTCTGGTTTTCCGAACAAACTTTCCCCGAGCCAAAATTGGCGACTTCGACACGGAGCTGGTGCGCGAATTTTTCCAGGCCTTCGCCATGAACGCGGGGATCACCCTTCACGTCGAGACGTTTTATGGCGAAAACGCGCACCATATATCTGAATCATGTTTTAAGGGTCTCGCCCGCGCTTTGCGCCTCGCGGTGGAGCTCGACCCGCGCCAGAACGGCGCCATTCCCTCCACCAAAGGGTCGCTGGCCGGCTGAGACGAGCTCGAGGAGCCTAAAATGACCGTCTATTCGGTTCATCTGCCGGGCGAGGGCGTGTCAGGCGTCGCCGAAGCCGCGTTCGTGAAAGAAGGCTTTACTCGCGGCGCGTTTTGGCTCGGGCCGCTCTGGCTGCTGACGCACGGGCTTTGGACCGGTTTTGCGATCTGGCTGGCCGCGTTTCTCATTCTTTTGCTTTTGCTTGCAGGCGGAGTTTTGTCGGCGGGATCGGTGTTGATCCTTATTGTGTTAATGCAAATCCTGCTTGGCCTCGAGGCCAACCGGCTGCTTGAGGCCAAGCTCTGGAAGGATGGCTATAATCTGACTGAAATCGTCGCCGGCCCAGCGCTCGACCAGGCGGAAATCGCCTTCTATCGCCATTTCGAGTCGCCCGAGGCCGCCGCGCTGAATCGGGCGCCGCAGGTCGGGGCCGTTCCTCCGACCGCGGGCCGCGCGATTGTCGGGAGTTTCCCGGAGCCTGGGGCGCGCCGGTGAAGATCGCCATCGTCGATTATGGTTCGGGCAATCTGCATTCCGCTCACAAGGCGTTCGAGCGCGCCGCGCGCGAGGCGGGGATCGCCTGCGCCATCAGCGTCACTCCCGATCCGGACGAGGTGGCGCGCGCTGATCATATTGTCTTGCCGGGCGTCGGCGCCTTCGGCGACTGTCGGCGGGGCCTTGACCTACGGCCCGGCATGATCGAGGCAATGACCGAGGCGGTGCGCGGCAAGGGGCGACCCTTTTTGGGAATCTGCGTCGGCATGCAGCTGATGGCGACGCGCGGGCTTGAACATGAAGTCACGCCGGGCCTTGACTGGATCGAAGGCGAAGTTGACGCGATCACGTCCAACAATCCGCACTTGCGCATTCCGCACATGGGCTGGAACACTCT
It contains:
- a CDS encoding ankyrin repeat domain-containing protein — encoded protein: MLKNIRFCFVVILGLTAATPKEAAAAGPSRPCQELEQNFVTAKIGVDSLQLNILLFSAADRTCQALAERLLAAGASLEARDRAGARPLSHAAKAGKVAMVEIFLAKGAPIDARDLGGATALSIAAENDRVQVVQFLLEKGADPNLGGRSEAGPLIAAAYNGNRLVLHMLLDRKADPGKLDSTGKSAILYAAARGNAPIVRDLLDAGVDVNATYSNGLTALMWAAGHAQDAGIDDVAQTMALLLERGALVEAQDARGRNALMIAAELNHQEVVKTLLAHGADASQRDKMGKQARDLTTDATIRALLAGARNAQNPER
- a CDS encoding M3 family oligoendopeptidase; translated protein: MFPTRPGFPVIFRAAAEAATQNAPTVDIGVLPEWNLGDLYASMDSPAFASDLAKADADCKAFNAAYKGELEALARDETGAALTEAIRRYEGLEELLGRISSYAGLIYASDTSDPARGKFYGDAQEKITAASSNLLFFELELNRLGDGALDKALASGPLAHYRPWLEDIRKGKPYQLDDKIEQLFLEKSVTAFGAWNRLFDETITSLRFTVDGEALGIEPVLNLMQDPQEEVREKAANAFGLGLRENLRVFTLISNTLGKDKEISDRWRGFTDVADSRHLANRVEREVVDALVSAVREAYPRLSHRYYKLKAKWFGKPALKHWDRNAPLPNAPAKTYAWADARDTVLGAYGEFSPKMAGIAKRFFDERWIDAPVRPGKSPGAFAHPTVPSAHPYVLLNYQGKPRDVMTLAHELGHGVHQVLAAHNGALVAPAPLTLAETASVFGEMLTFRALLAKAGAVSERRAMLAAKVEDMLNTVVRQIAFYSFERKVHLERRNGELTAERICDLWMSEQADSLGPAIEVGPNYETYWAYIPHFVHSPFYVYAYAFGDCLVNSLYGVYQNAREGFAERYLAMLAAGGAKHHAELLAPFGLDARDPAFWQIGLSMIEGMIVELEGLEEKS
- the hslV gene encoding ATP-dependent protease subunit HslV; this encodes MQNPSSGPDSWHGTTIIMVKKDGRTVICGDGQVSIGQTIIKGNAKKVRRLAKGEVIGGFAGATADAFTLFERLEAKLEQYPGQLMRSCVELAKDWRTDRYLRRLEAMMLVADKEVALVLTGSGDVLEPEATDKGSVMGIGSGGNYALAAARALLDTDLEAEAIARRALEIASEICVYTNRNLVLESIQR
- the trpS gene encoding tryptophan--tRNA ligase, giving the protein MAKFVERAFSGVQPTGNLHLGNYLGAIVKFVELQRTHDCIYCVVDLHAITVPQKPDELKASIREVTAAFIACGVDPKQHIVFNQSQVSEHAELAWVFNCVARVGWLNRMTQFKEKAGKDRENASVGLYVYPCLMAADILLYRATRVPVGEDQKQHLELARDIAQKFNADFAASIEARGHGDAFFPLPEPLIQGPATRVMSLRDGAKKMSKSDPSDYSRINLSDDADTIAQKVRKAKTDPEPLPSEVEGLANRPEAENLVGIYAALNGQTKAEVLRTFGGGNFSVFKSALVELAATKLGPIGAEMKRLKDDAPYIDAVLADGAARARIIAKENIAAVKDILGFVR
- the hslU gene encoding ATP-dependent protease ATPase subunit HslU; the encoded protein is MTDFSPREIVSELDRFIVGQHDAKRAVAIALRNRWRRLRLDGSMREEVLPKNILMIGPTGCGKTEISRRLAKLASAPFLKVEATKFTEIGYVGRDVEQIIRDLVETSIGMIKGEKRKLVHARAELAAEERLLDALVGVNASPATRDSFRKKLRAGELDDKEIEIELAQGGGGSIPMFEMPNMPGAQFGAVSIGDIFGKALGKGAKPRRTNVKDATAPLITEESDKLIDQDQIVREAIHEVENNGIVFLDEIDKICVREGRGGGADVSREGVQRDLLPLIEGANVPTKHGMVKTDHILFIASGAFHVSKPSDLLPELQGRLPIRVELSPLTEDDFRRILTETEVSLIKQYEALLRTEGVELEFTPDAVNALAKIAAQVNSTVENIGARRLQTVMERVLDEISFTATDRFGEKIVIDAAFVEKNIGDLAKNADLSRFIL
- a CDS encoding c-type cytochrome — its product is MTASILLTAPIASVHADAIDDKAAICAACHGEKGIPIDKSIPVIWGQNEGYIYLELRDFKRGNRKSAQMAPIVADLSRDDMLALASYFSQKKWPSLAQPSAAKSVATAAITVIGSVGCTSCHLEQFQGDSATPRLADQNRDYLLKTMTEFRSGARANNPGMTALLTGVSDTDLAALADYLSGF
- a CDS encoding PQQ-dependent dehydrogenase, methanol/ethanol family produces the protein MFERKTDWLARLAILAGVSGAAIAQAQAQEFNQVTSSAAKTVVVSPVSEKQLEGAAADKKNFLHTNGNYAQTRFYPNDQINVSNVAKLRPAWIFQTEVKESLETSPIVVDGVMFVTTSFSHVYALDAKTGAELWHFKPKLGPITTYCCGPNNRGVAVYEDKVFVATLDAKLVALDAKTGSVVWSTELADPESGYSETMAPTVAKGKVLIGINGGEYGIRGFVRAYDAETGKLVWNFDTTPENSVGVWATKDPSGKDLHRDIAAEKAQLAKAGDPYKTLGGGVWQNPAVDLETNRIYFVVGNPSPDLDGSLRPGDNLYTDSLVSLDLDTGKYVCHLQYIPHDVWDMDAVSPPVLVNATGKDGKSVPAVLHAGKTGFIYVNDRKDCSLIRFSEAMVPQEDMWTLPTKEGARMLPGANGGVEWSPLAVNPKLHLSYAVNLHQPMTYQVESSPYPDGKLWLGGAFKVIPSEQQAGNVTAVDYNTGKIKWQVKTPEPMMGGALATDGNLIFAGEGNGLFKAYNAENGKVLWQFNAGAGVNAPPSSYTIDGKQYIVVGAGGNTQIDFKRGNNIIAFTLD